Below is a window of Ralstonia nicotianae DNA.
CCGAAAACCATGCGTGGCAGCCGCCGGACATCACCTCCAGCGATATCGCGCTGCTGCAGTACACCTCGGGCTCGACCAGCGATCCCAAGGGCGTGGTGGTCACGCATGCCGGCATCATGGCGAACCTGGCCGGCATCGAGCAGAAGTTCGGCCTCGGCCCGGCCTCGCGCGGCATGGTGTGGCTGCCGCCGTACCACGACATGGGCCTCATCGGGGGCGTGCTGAGCCCGGTCTACACCGGTTACCCGATCACCTTGCTGTCGCCGCTGCTGTTCATTCAGAAGCCGGTGCGCTGGCTGCGGCTCATTTCGCAGTACCGCATCACCACTAGCGGCGGCCCCAATTTCGGCTACCAGGCCTGCGTGGAGCGCGTGGACGACAGCGAATGCGCCGGGCTGGACCTGAGCTCGTGGGAACTCGCCTTCAACGGCGCCGAGCGGGTCAACGCGCAGACGCTGGAGCGCTTCACCCGCCGGTTCGCGCCTTATGGTTTTCGGGGCGCCGCGCATTACCCGACGTACGGCATGGCGGAATCGACGCTGATGATCTCGGGCGGGGCGCGGGGCGCGGGCTACAAGGTCCTGCCCGAGATTGCCGACAGCCGGCAGGGGGCGCAGTTCCGCGACGCGGTGTCTTGCGGCAGCGCTCTCGACGGGCATGCGCTGCTGGTCGTCGATCCGGAGTCGCGCCGGCCGGTGGCGGACGGGTCGATGGGCGAGGTGTGGGTCAGCGGCCCCAGCGTGGCCGCCGGCTACTGGGGCCACCCCAGCGAGGCTTTCCACGGCCGGGTGGAGGGCAGGGCGGGCCGCTTCCTGCAGACCGGCGACCTTGGCGTGCTGCGGGACGGCGAACTCTACATCCTCGGGCGGATGAAGGAAGTCATCATCATCCGTGGCGCCAACTTCTTCCCCAGCGACCTGGAGAACGCCATCCGCGGCGCGCACGAGGCCCTCAACCCGGAAGGCGTGGCCGTGTTTTCCCACGCGGGCGAGGGGGACGAGTCGATCGTCGTCATGGCCGAACTGCGGCGCGGCACCCGGGACACCCCGCCCGAGGACATCAAGGCCCGCATCAGCGCGGCGCTGGCGAGCGAGTTCGATCTGCGCCCGAGCGACGTGGTCCTGCTCCCGATCGGCGGGATCCTGCGCACCTCCAGCGGCAAGCCCATGCGCATGAAGATGAAGCAGCTGTATCTGCAGCAGCGTGCCCCGGAGCCCGAGCCGGTGGCCTAGTCCCCGGCCCATCCGGCGCCCATTTCGAACCCATCCCTCCGGCCTGTCTGAACCCGGTCGGGGTTGCCTGGAAATCTTCGATGAAATACTACATAGGACTCGCTTGCACCGGCCATGAAAACGCGTTGGCCATCGTCAATCCGGACGGTGAAATCGTGTTTGCCGAGGCGACCGAACGATTCCTGCAGAACAAGCGCGCGGTGAACACGCCGCCGGACGATCCGCTGCGCATCCCGCGGCTGCTGAAGCAGTATTGCAGCGACTGCGATGCCATCGTCGTCGCCAAGACCTGGAGCCGGGAGGCGCCGCAGAAGATGCGCACCGATGCCGCGCACATCCTCAAGGCGCTGGCCGGGACCGACGCCCGGACCGATCGCGACTGGGTCGCCCGCGTTGCCTTCCATGCCGGGCTGGGCGACAAGCTGATCGAGCCCAACTACCGGCTGGCCGGCAACGGCATCGAGCGCTACTGCAGCCTGCAGGGCCTGGAGCATTCGGTGCGCAGCTACGAGCACCACCTCACGCACGCGGCCTACGCCTGCCATACCTCGCCCTTCGACGACGCGGTCTGCGCGGTCTTCGACGGCTACGGCGAGGGCGTGCACAGCAGCTACTTCCATTACCGCAACGGCAAGGTCGAGCCGATCCGGCGCGCCCGGTCCGCCAAGGGGCAGTACGGGTCGCTGGCCAGCCTGGGCCTGTACTACGGCTACACGATCTGCGCGCTGCTGGGCCTCGACATCGTCAATGGCGAAGAATGGAAGGTCATGGGCCTGGCGCCGTATGGCCAGCTGAATCCGGCGTTCCTGGACGTGCTGCGCCGCCACATCTACGTCGATGGCCTCGATCTGGTGATGGACGGCAACGCGGCCGGCACCTACCGTGAACTGCAGGCCTTTGCGCGCCGCCCCGGCCAGAGCTACGAGTCGGTGGCCGACATCGCCTACACCGCGCAGCATTACTTCAGTGAACTGATGCTGGAGATGCTGGCCGGGCTGCGGCAACTGGGCCTCTCCGACCGGCTGGTGCTCACCGGCGGCTGCGCCCTGAATTCGACCTTCAACGGCGAGGTGATCCCCCGCAGCGGCTTCGCGCAGCTCTACGTGCCGCCGGCGCCGTCGGACGACGGCAATGCCGTCGGCGCCGCGCTGCTGGCCTATGCCGAAGATGGCGGCGCCATGCCGCGCCCGGCCTTCCATTCGCCCTACCTCGGCTCGGCGATCGACGACCGGGAGCTGGCGCCCTTCCTGAAGAACGGCGCGATGCTCGGACAGGTGCCGGTGACGCCGGGCGAGCTGTGCGACTACGTGGCCCAGGAACTGGCCGACGGCAAGGTGATCGGCTGGATCCAGGGGAGCGCCGAGTTCGGCCCCCGATCGCTCGGCAACCGTTCGATCCTGGCCGATCCGCGGCGCGCCTCGATGAAGGAGCGGATCAACGCCATCGTGAAGTTCCGCGAAGGCTTCCGGCCGTTCGCGCCCTCCATCCTGGACGAGTTTGGCGACCGCTACTTCGAAGACTATTCGGCCACGCCCTACATGGAGAAGACCCTGAAGATCCGGGAGGCCTACCGCGAGGCCATCCCCGCGGTGTGCCACGTCGACCATACCGGCCGCCTGCAGACCGTGCGCCGGGACTGGAACCCGCGCTTTCACGCGCTGCTGAGCGCCTTCCATGCGCGCACCGGCACCCCGGTCCTGCTCAACACCAGCCTGAACGTCATGGGCAAGCCCATCGTCCACAGCGCGGCGGATGCCTTCACCGTGTTCCTGTCGACCGGGCTCGACCTGCTGGTGATCAATGACCACGTCTTCTCCAAGCGCTAGCGCATCGGTGGCTCCAGGCAAATGACCAATCCGATCCTTCATGCCGCTGTCGGCGGCGAGCGCGAGGCCTACTCGGCCCGGGGGCACGCATGCATCGCGCAGGCAGCACTGCCGTCGCCGCGCGAGCTGTGCCGGCTGCTGTGCGACGACGCGCCCTCGGAATACCGGCTGTATCTGGCCAAGGCCAGTACCCGGTTCTTCGATGCCGAGCTGCCGCCGGCCGGAAGCGGTTCGCTGCGGCGCTCGGCCGTGTCTGGCGCGCGCACCATCGCCGCGCTGTGCCGGCGCGCCGAGGGGGCCGTGGGCGTGCTGCCGCAGCTGCGCTTTCTGGCCTGCGCCAGCGATCGCCTCCTGCTGCAGATCGCCGACGTCCGCAACTTCTCGCGGCCGCTGATGCACGTCCTCTTCCGGCTGCTGGACGACGGCGATCAGCCGGCGATCCTGGCCACGCTCGACGGCCATGCCCGCCACACGGGCGCCTGGCTCGGCCCGCAGCACGATCTGCGCGGCGATCTCGCCGAGGCGGGTTTCGATGACGAGGCCTTCCTCGCGGCAAGCATTCCCGCCGCGCTCGGCACCCTGGCCTGCGAGCGCCTGCCGGAGATCGCCGGTTTCGCCTGTGCCTTGTGGCGGGCCATGGCGCTGCTGACCCACGGCACCGCCCAGGGCCGGTTCTACCGGACGCGCAGCCGCGCGCTGTGGCAGGCGCTGGCCGGCCTGGAGCCCGACGGAATCGGATCGACGGCCGCCACCGCCGACGGGGTGCGCCATGGCGCGATGCTGTTCCGCGCCTGCCTCGGCCTGCTCGACGACGCCACCCGCGACAGCGCCGCCCGCGCCTGCCGGCGGGCCGCCGACATCATGGAGCACAAGGCCCGCTTTGCGCTGATCCATCACCCGAACGTGTCGCTTGCCGGCCGGCGCCTGGTGGAATGGTTCAACGACAGCGAGCACCCGGGGGCGGCCCTGCTGCAGGCGCTCTGGAACTCCCACTGGATCCGGCGCGCGTGCATCGATGACAGTCCCTTCTTCCGCAACCTGCTCGGCGAGGGCGGCAAGATGCAGGGCGTGTTCGCCCCGCCCGAGATCGAATCACTGAAGGCGCACTTCCGGATGCTGGCCGCCGGCGAGCAACCCGCGACGGAAGCCGGCCTGGCCGCGCGCTGGCAGGATTTCCTGGCGCGTGACCGGCAAGCGGCCCTGGACACCGCGCCGGCATGCGCCGATGGCCACGGCAGCTTCCGCACGGCCTACAGCGCCATCCTGAATGCCGAGTCGCGCCCGGCGTCGATCGAGGTGGCGCGGCAGGTGGTGGAGCGCATCGCCTCGGAGTTCGCGAAGCTGCGGCCGAGCATGGAGGCGCAGCCGCTGGCGCGGCCCTTCGCGTACTCGCGCGCCGAATTCGAGCGCCGCATCGAGAGCCTCTACTACTTCCAGGCCGAGCAGACGCAGAAACTCCAGCTCGACCTCTGCGACCCGGGCCTGCGGCAGTTGCACATCGCATTCGCGCCCTTCGCGCTGGTCGATGGCTGCTGGCTCCGGTACGCCGGCGCCGCCGAGCTGTCCCGCGGCGTCAAGGCCCGGCTGTTCAGCATCTTCGCGGACGAGGTGGGCAACGGGCGCTACGAGGCCAACCACGCCAACATCTACCGCCGCCTGCTCGCCGACATGGGCTTCGAGTTCGCTGAGGCGTGGCACGACGCCTTCGCCCAGGACCCGCGCATTCCGGAGCAGGCCTACAAGGTGCCGTCGTTCCTGCTGGCCGTGGGCGTTTGCGCGCAGCAGTACTACCCCGAGACCCTGGGCATCAACCTGGCGATCGAGATGTCGGGCCTCGACGGCTTCTACGAGGCGATGATCCGCAACCTGGAGCCGCGCGGCTTGCGGGCGGACTTCTGGCGCGTGCACGTGTCCATCGACAACTTCTCTTCAGGCCATGCCCGGCAGAGCGTCAACGCCATCGCCGAGCACATGGCGTCGGTGCTGGACCGGTACGGCACCGATGTGGCCGACCTGGTGTGGACCCGCATCTGGACCGGCTTCCTGACCATGATCTACCTGTTCCGCGTCGAGCTGGCCGTATTGATGTCCAGCGCGACATCGGCCGCCCGGCATTGACTTCCGAGCCCCCAATGCAAAGCCCTCATTGCCTCCAAACAACGCGGCAGTTTGCCTACCAGGACACGCCGGTCAGCTATGCCGTCGAGCAATGCGACGCGGCCGGCGACGAGGCCGCGCAGCTCCTCTGTGTGCACGGCATTACCCGCAACCGGCATGACTTCCATGTTCTGCTGCCGCAGCTGGCCGGGCGTTTCGGCGTCTGCGCGCCGGATCTCGTCGGCCACGGCGACAGCGCCTGGGTGGGCGAGCGGCTGATGTACCGGTCCGAGCTGTTCCTGGCGCAACTGCGCCATCTCATCGCCGCGCGGGCCGGCCAGGGCCGGGTCGGCTATGTCGGCAGCTCCTACGGCGGCCTGCTGGGCATCGTGCTCGCGGCCGAGCCCGCGTCGCAGGTCGGCTGCCTGGTCATCAACGACGCCGGCCCCGGCATCGACCCCGACCTGTACCAGCGCATCGCCAAGCTCATCGGCTACTACCCCAGCTTCCAGTCGAAGACGGCGGCCGAGCAGTGGGCGCGCGCCGCGCTGCGGCAGGGCGGCGCGCTGCCCGAGTCGGTGGCCGACCACGTGGTGCGCCATGCGATCCGATCCCTGGGCGATGGCCGCTACGCGCTGCGCTACGACCCGGCGCTGCCCAGGCTCTATACCGACGCGGGGGCGAAGCCGACCGACATCTGGCACCTCTGGGAGCAGGTGTCCTGCCCGGTGCTGCTGGTGCGGGGCGCGCGCTCGGAGGTCCTGACGCCCGAGATGGTCCGCCGCATGAAGGCCACGCATCCGGCGCTCGACGTCGTCGAGGTGGCGGATGCCGGCCACTGCCCCCACCTGATGACGGCAGACCAGACCGACGTCGTCGTCGCCTGGCTCGCGTCCCAAGCATCGCATCTTCAGCCCAATCCTTCATTCACCGTTGAGACGAGCGCATCATGAACCAACCCCCTTCCCAGGCGACTCCCCTGCAGGCCGATACCGTTTCCGAATGGCTGGTGGCCTACCTGGCCGGCAAGCTGAGCATTGATCCGCAGAAGATCGACACCCAGGCCACCTTTGCCGACCACGGTGTCGATTCGATGATCGCGATCGTCATGTCCGGCGACCTGTCGTCCTGGGCCCGCTGCGATCTGAACCCGACGGCGCTTTACGAGTACCCGTCGATCGCTGCGCTGGCGCAGCATGTCAGCGAGCTGACGGCCGGTCGGGTTCAGCAGGGCTGCGACCTGGCCGGGAGCGAGGCATGATCGAAGAGTCCGTCATGCTGCGGCAGCACAACTTGCGGCTGCGCAAGTACGACTATGTCCTGGGGCGCCTGTTCGTGGCCTTGCCGATCGGCGGGCTGGTGGTCGCCGTGCTGCTGTTGTTTGCGGATTGGCAGGTGGGCCGGTTCGAGCTGGCGATGTGCCTGGCAATGTATCTGTTCACGATGATGGGGATCGAGGTCGGGTTCCATCGCTGCTTCGCGCACCGCGCCTTCAAGGCCGGCACGGGCTTGCAATGGGTGCTCGCGGTGGCCGGCTCCATGGGCGGGCATGGCCCTCTGATCTGGTGGGTCACCACCCATCGGCGGCATCACCGGTTTGTCGATACCGACCAGGATCCGCATACGCCCAACAAGGATCTGCGCGGCCCGTGGCGCAACTTCAAGTCGTTCCTCTACGGCTACGTCGGCTGGACCATGGATACGGACGTGAAGCTGCAGGAAGGCTGGCAACGCTATGGCGTCGATCTCTACAAGAACAGCATCCTGTTCAAGGTGCACGCGCGCTTCGCCCTGATCGCGCTGCTGGGGCTGCTGCTGCCCACCGTGGCCGGGGCGCTGTTCCATCGCACGGCCGAGGGCGCGCTGCTGGGGCTGCTGTGGGGCGGCCTGGTGCCGATCTGCCTGACGCAGCATCTGTTCTGGATGATCAATGCGTTCGGGCACCGGATCGGCGCCAAGCCCTTCAGCGGCCGGATCGTCGGCGACAGCCGCAATTGCTGGTGGCTGGCGCTGCCGACCTTCGGCCAGGGCTGGCACAACAACCACCACGCCGATCCCGGATGCGCCACCACGCGCAAGACCTGGTGGCAGCTGGACCCCGGCGCCTGGCTGATCCGCCTGTTCGAGCGGCTGGGCTGGGCCAGCGCCGTCAAGTGGAAATAGCGCGACATGCCCGGGCCACGCCTTGCGCGCTGTCGCGGCCGGATGGCGGCGCGCGCCGGCGATCAGCGAGTCGATCCGGCGCGGCTCGATTGCCGTCGCGGCAACAGGCTGGCGGGCGATTCGCGTGCCATCATGAGGATGGCTGCGCCCGCTCGGCGCGCCGGTTTTAAACGCCGCGTGCGCAGCATTGGGAGACCGAATCGATGCAACACACCTTTAATGTGTTTGGGCGAGTGATGACGATCGTCCGAACGGGCGATGGCTGGACTTGCTACTGGCTCGGGCCCGAGGGGAAGCGCCGGCCCGCCGAGATCAGCATCCCGCCGGATGTGACGCACGCAGAGTTGGGCCAATATCTGTACGACATCTATCACGAGGACGCCACGCCGAGAAACGGCGACGTGCTCGAGATCGTCGCCAAATGAGCCGCGCCGCCTGATCCCGGCCATCCGAGGCGCGGCGCGGACCGCGTCATCGCCATGGCCGGCCGCGCGGATGGCCGGTGGCCGCGGCGCAAGCAGGGCCTGCACCTATACCCGCAGGAATTCCCGCAGCCGTTCCACGCCCGTAGCCAGCCGCGCCACGTCGCACGCGTAGCACCACCGCACGAATCCCTCTCCTTCGGGCCCGAACGCGCTGCCGGGCGCGAGCCCGAGCCGGGCGTCGCGCACCAGCTGCTTGCACAGCGCCAGGCTGTCCTGCGCCCCCGGGATGCGGAAGAACGCGTACATGGCGCCTTCCGGCACGCGCACATCCACCCCGGGCAGCGCCGAGAGCGCGGTGACCAGGTGATCGCGTGCCGCGCGCAGCCGCGCGGTTTCGCCGCGGATGAAGTCTTCGCCGTCGCGCACGGCCACCACGCCGGCTTCCTGCACGAAGGACGGCGCGCACGACGTGTTGTATTCGATCAGCTTGCCCAGGTCATCGGTGACGGCGGCGGGCAGCACCATCCAGCCGAGGCGCCAGCCCGTCATCAGCCAGGACTTGGAGAACGAGTTCACGCAGATGACGCGCTCGTCGCGCCCGGCGATGTCCAGGAACGAGGGGGCGGCGGGCCGGTCGCCGTAGTAGAGGCGTTCGTAGACTTCGTCGGCGAGGATCCAGATGCCGTGGCGGCGGCAGTGCGCGAGCACGGCCTGCTGCGCTTCGCGCGACATGACCCAGCCGGTCGGGTTGTTGGGCGAGTTGATGGCCAGCAGCCGGGTGTCGGGCGTGAGGGCGGCGAGCAGCCTGTCGACATCGAGCGTCCAGCCGTGCGCGCCGTAATCGAGCGGGACGGTTTCGACATGGGCGCCGAGGATCTTGGGAATCTCGACCACGTTCGGCCACAGCGGCGTCACGGTGACGACCCGGTCGCCGGGGCCGACCACGAGCTGCGCGGCCAGCATCAGCGCGTTCACGCCCGCGCTGGTGACGACTACGTGATCGATCGCGGTGCGGCCGTGCAGCCGGCTCACATAGTCGGCCAGGGCGCTGCGCAGCGGGGCGATGCCCAGGTTGTGCGTGTAGAACGTGTTGCCGCGCGCGAGGGCCTGCGCGGCGGTGTCGCGGATGAACTCGGGCGTGACGCGATCGGATTCGCCGAACCAGAACGGCAGCACGTCGGGCAGGCCGAGGCCGGCGTTGGCCACTTCGCGGATGCGCGAGGCGCGCAGGTCGCGGATGGCGTCGCGGGCGGCGACCGGATGGTTCAGTGCGGGCGGAAGGCTGGCGTTCATGCGGCTTGCTGTCCTGTGGGATCGGGGGGAGGGGACACACCATCGCGCGACGTATCGC
It encodes the following:
- a CDS encoding fatty acyl-AMP ligase, with product MTASRAETLTLTQRLLDREAACDGSVAYRFVTHDDRQRLEWSYATLVTHAKRLAAALQHRRLQRERVLILCAVGEEYTSVFFACLLAGAVAVPCTPLRGMRHRTKIVEIIRSCAPRLVVCDEASMQPLAALLQSAGLHDVELVAPAGLAAENHAWQPPDITSSDIALLQYTSGSTSDPKGVVVTHAGIMANLAGIEQKFGLGPASRGMVWLPPYHDMGLIGGVLSPVYTGYPITLLSPLLFIQKPVRWLRLISQYRITTSGGPNFGYQACVERVDDSECAGLDLSSWELAFNGAERVNAQTLERFTRRFAPYGFRGAAHYPTYGMAESTLMISGGARGAGYKVLPEIADSRQGAQFRDAVSCGSALDGHALLVVDPESRRPVADGSMGEVWVSGPSVAAGYWGHPSEAFHGRVEGRAGRFLQTGDLGVLRDGELYILGRMKEVIIIRGANFFPSDLENAIRGAHEALNPEGVAVFSHAGEGDESIVVMAELRRGTRDTPPEDIKARISAALASEFDLRPSDVVLLPIGGILRTSSGKPMRMKMKQLYLQQRAPEPEPVA
- a CDS encoding carbamoyltransferase family protein encodes the protein MKYYIGLACTGHENALAIVNPDGEIVFAEATERFLQNKRAVNTPPDDPLRIPRLLKQYCSDCDAIVVAKTWSREAPQKMRTDAAHILKALAGTDARTDRDWVARVAFHAGLGDKLIEPNYRLAGNGIERYCSLQGLEHSVRSYEHHLTHAAYACHTSPFDDAVCAVFDGYGEGVHSSYFHYRNGKVEPIRRARSAKGQYGSLASLGLYYGYTICALLGLDIVNGEEWKVMGLAPYGQLNPAFLDVLRRHIYVDGLDLVMDGNAAGTYRELQAFARRPGQSYESVADIAYTAQHYFSELMLEMLAGLRQLGLSDRLVLTGGCALNSTFNGEVIPRSGFAQLYVPPAPSDDGNAVGAALLAYAEDGGAMPRPAFHSPYLGSAIDDRELAPFLKNGAMLGQVPVTPGELCDYVAQELADGKVIGWIQGSAEFGPRSLGNRSILADPRRASMKERINAIVKFREGFRPFAPSILDEFGDRYFEDYSATPYMEKTLKIREAYREAIPAVCHVDHTGRLQTVRRDWNPRFHALLSAFHARTGTPVLLNTSLNVMGKPIVHSAADAFTVFLSTGLDLLVINDHVFSKR
- a CDS encoding iron-containing redox enzyme family protein; its protein translation is MTNPILHAAVGGEREAYSARGHACIAQAALPSPRELCRLLCDDAPSEYRLYLAKASTRFFDAELPPAGSGSLRRSAVSGARTIAALCRRAEGAVGVLPQLRFLACASDRLLLQIADVRNFSRPLMHVLFRLLDDGDQPAILATLDGHARHTGAWLGPQHDLRGDLAEAGFDDEAFLAASIPAALGTLACERLPEIAGFACALWRAMALLTHGTAQGRFYRTRSRALWQALAGLEPDGIGSTAATADGVRHGAMLFRACLGLLDDATRDSAARACRRAADIMEHKARFALIHHPNVSLAGRRLVEWFNDSEHPGAALLQALWNSHWIRRACIDDSPFFRNLLGEGGKMQGVFAPPEIESLKAHFRMLAAGEQPATEAGLAARWQDFLARDRQAALDTAPACADGHGSFRTAYSAILNAESRPASIEVARQVVERIASEFAKLRPSMEAQPLARPFAYSRAEFERRIESLYYFQAEQTQKLQLDLCDPGLRQLHIAFAPFALVDGCWLRYAGAAELSRGVKARLFSIFADEVGNGRYEANHANIYRRLLADMGFEFAEAWHDAFAQDPRIPEQAYKVPSFLLAVGVCAQQYYPETLGINLAIEMSGLDGFYEAMIRNLEPRGLRADFWRVHVSIDNFSSGHARQSVNAIAEHMASVLDRYGTDVADLVWTRIWTGFLTMIYLFRVELAVLMSSATSAARH
- a CDS encoding alpha/beta fold hydrolase, giving the protein MQSPHCLQTTRQFAYQDTPVSYAVEQCDAAGDEAAQLLCVHGITRNRHDFHVLLPQLAGRFGVCAPDLVGHGDSAWVGERLMYRSELFLAQLRHLIAARAGQGRVGYVGSSYGGLLGIVLAAEPASQVGCLVINDAGPGIDPDLYQRIAKLIGYYPSFQSKTAAEQWARAALRQGGALPESVADHVVRHAIRSLGDGRYALRYDPALPRLYTDAGAKPTDIWHLWEQVSCPVLLVRGARSEVLTPEMVRRMKATHPALDVVEVADAGHCPHLMTADQTDVVVAWLASQASHLQPNPSFTVETSAS
- a CDS encoding acyl carrier protein → MNQPPSQATPLQADTVSEWLVAYLAGKLSIDPQKIDTQATFADHGVDSMIAIVMSGDLSSWARCDLNPTALYEYPSIAALAQHVSELTAGRVQQGCDLAGSEA
- a CDS encoding acyl-CoA desaturase yields the protein MIEESVMLRQHNLRLRKYDYVLGRLFVALPIGGLVVAVLLLFADWQVGRFELAMCLAMYLFTMMGIEVGFHRCFAHRAFKAGTGLQWVLAVAGSMGGHGPLIWWVTTHRRHHRFVDTDQDPHTPNKDLRGPWRNFKSFLYGYVGWTMDTDVKLQEGWQRYGVDLYKNSILFKVHARFALIALLGLLLPTVAGALFHRTAEGALLGLLWGGLVPICLTQHLFWMINAFGHRIGAKPFSGRIVGDSRNCWWLALPTFGQGWHNNHHADPGCATTRKTWWQLDPGAWLIRLFERLGWASAVKWK
- a CDS encoding DUF7661 family protein, which produces MQHTFNVFGRVMTIVRTGDGWTCYWLGPEGKRRPAEISIPPDVTHAELGQYLYDIYHEDATPRNGDVLEIVAK
- a CDS encoding pyridoxal phosphate-dependent aminotransferase, which gives rise to MNASLPPALNHPVAARDAIRDLRASRIREVANAGLGLPDVLPFWFGESDRVTPEFIRDTAAQALARGNTFYTHNLGIAPLRSALADYVSRLHGRTAIDHVVVTSAGVNALMLAAQLVVGPGDRVVTVTPLWPNVVEIPKILGAHVETVPLDYGAHGWTLDVDRLLAALTPDTRLLAINSPNNPTGWVMSREAQQAVLAHCRRHGIWILADEVYERLYYGDRPAAPSFLDIAGRDERVICVNSFSKSWLMTGWRLGWMVLPAAVTDDLGKLIEYNTSCAPSFVQEAGVVAVRDGEDFIRGETARLRAARDHLVTALSALPGVDVRVPEGAMYAFFRIPGAQDSLALCKQLVRDARLGLAPGSAFGPEGEGFVRWCYACDVARLATGVERLREFLRV